The Treponema succinifaciens DSM 2489 region CAAGTTGAAGCGCGCTGATTCCAAGCCGCAAAAAACATTCGCCTAAATTAACAAAACCAGACTTTGAATCAAGCTTTGAAAGGTCATTGTAAATCAAATATGCCTTGTCCCAAATCTGGCTCGAAAAATAAACATCGCCAAGCGGAATAAGACCCGCCGGATCATGCGGATTTTTCGCAAGTTTTTTGTTTGCTTCTTTTATAATCTGGGCTTTGTTTCTATTGCTAGTTTTTTTATCTTTGGTGCTGCCGCCGCCATTTTTTCCCATGAACAAAGTAAGAACGGCGACAAGAGCAATCATTATAACGCCAGCAATAAGATATGACATATTATAAAACCTTCCTTAACAAAATGAAATTATTTGAGGGAATTTCAAAAACTTTTATGAAGTCAAGAATTCCTCCATTTATTATTTATCGGAATTTCTTGCGGTTACCAAAATTTAATTTTTTCGGCATTCCTGAACAAAATCTGCAATTCTATCCAAAGCAACTTTAATTTTATCAATAGCGGTTGCATAGCAGCATCTTATGTGCCCTTCTCCTCCTGCGCCAAAAACGCTTCCCGGAACAACAGCGACATTATGCTTTTGAAAAAGCTTTGTAGCAAATTCTTCACTTGAAAGTCCTGTTGACGAAATGTCCGGGAACATATAAAAAGCTCCGGAAGGCTCAGGAACAGAAAGTCCCATATCACAAAACGCCTTGTACATCAAATTTCTTCGCTGCTGATAGCTTACACGCATTTTTTCAACTTCAGACCAGCCGTTGCGTAAACCTTCCGTAGCCGCATACTGACTGAAAATCGGGGCGCAAATTGTATTGTATCCGTGGAGCTTTACAATCTGAGCAAGAAGTTCCGCAGGAGCCGCAATATATCCGATTCGCCAGCCTGTCATTGCAAAAGATTTTGAAAATCCGTTAAGAATAATCGTGTAGTCTTTCATTTCAGGGAAAGAGCCGATTGAAACGTGTTCTGAGCCGTCATAAGCAAGCTCGCAGTAAATTTCATCGCTTATAACCCAAAGCTGATGTTTTTTTACAATTTCCGCAATTTTTTCAAGTTCATCTTTTGGAATCATAGTTCCAGTCGGATTGTTCGGGGAACAAATCATAACTGCTTTTGTTTTTGGAGTAACTGCTTTTTCAATTTGCTCTGCTGTCGGATAAAATCCATTCACGCTTGTATCAATTGGAACAACATTGACTTCACAAAGACGCGCCAAAGGAACATAATTTACGTAGCAAGGCTGGCAGACAATAATTTCATCTCCAGGATTAAGAATAGCACGCAAAGAAGCATCAACGCCTTCGCTTGCTCCAACTGTTATAAGAATTTCCTTCTGCGGATTATAATGCATATTGTATTTCTGCATATATTTTGAAATTTCTTCACGCAGCTCAAGCAAGCCCCAGTTTGAAGTGTAGCTTGTATGTCCCTTTTCAAGATGATAAAAAGCTTCCTCGCGAATACACCATGGAGTCGGAAAATCAGGCTCTCCAACAGAAAGCGAAATCACATCATCGTGTCCAATCAACATTTCAAAAAATTTTCGAATTCCGCTTGGAGGAGTCTGCACCATTGATGAACTGAATTTGTCTTCTCTTGTATTCATTTAAGCCATTGCTCCTTCCCGGCTGTCGGAATTTTCTTCTATATAAACAATGTCATTTTCTTTGTAAGTCTTTAAAATAAAATGGGTTTTTGTGGAGCGCACACCTTGAAGCGTAGAAAGTTTTCTTGCAACAAAAAGCGCCACTTCCTGCAAAGTTTCACCTTCAATTATTACTTTTAAATCATAGCCGCCGCTCATAAGATAAAGGGATTTTACTTGCGGAAACCTGTAAATTCTGTCGGCGATTCCGTCAAATCCATGCTCGCGTTCTGGCGTAACTTGAATTTCTATTTCCGCACAGACTTTTTCTTTTGCCTTGGAATCTTTTTCAGGATTTATAATTGCGGCATACTTCATAATAACGCCGTCATTTTCAAGCTGCTGGATAATCGACTTGACTTCTTCAACTGATTTCTTTGTCATCGCGGAAATATCTTCTACAGAAATACGCGCATTGTCACGCAGCAAATTTAAAATTTCTTCTGTGCTGTCCATTTTTTTACCTTCTATAAAAATAAAATTCTAAATCAGTCCTTTTGTGCTTGGAATTTCTCCGTTGCGTCTTGGATCAATTTCTACTGCCTGACGAATTGCCCTGGCTGCGGCTTTAAAAAGTCCTTCGATTTTATGATGATCGCTTCTTCCGCGGATTGTATCAAGATGCAAATTGCATTTTGCGCCGTTTACAAATCCCTGCCAAAAATCATCAAAGCAATCAGTTTGAAACGAAGAAGATTTTCCGTCCTGTCCAATTGAAACAAGCGGAATATTGGAAAGAGCCGCATTTACAA contains the following coding sequences:
- a CDS encoding Lrp/AsnC family transcriptional regulator; this translates as MDSTEEILNLLRDNARISVEDISAMTKKSVEEVKSIIQQLENDGVIMKYAAIINPEKDSKAKEKVCAEIEIQVTPEREHGFDGIADRIYRFPQVKSLYLMSGGYDLKVIIEGETLQEVALFVARKLSTLQGVRSTKTHFILKTYKENDIVYIEENSDSREGAMA
- a CDS encoding pyridoxal phosphate-dependent aminotransferase, translated to MNTREDKFSSSMVQTPPSGIRKFFEMLIGHDDVISLSVGEPDFPTPWCIREEAFYHLEKGHTSYTSNWGLLELREEISKYMQKYNMHYNPQKEILITVGASEGVDASLRAILNPGDEIIVCQPCYVNYVPLARLCEVNVVPIDTSVNGFYPTAEQIEKAVTPKTKAVMICSPNNPTGTMIPKDELEKIAEIVKKHQLWVISDEIYCELAYDGSEHVSIGSFPEMKDYTIILNGFSKSFAMTGWRIGYIAAPAELLAQIVKLHGYNTICAPIFSQYAATEGLRNGWSEVEKMRVSYQQRRNLMYKAFCDMGLSVPEPSGAFYMFPDISSTGLSSEEFATKLFQKHNVAVVPGSVFGAGGEGHIRCCYATAIDKIKVALDRIADFVQECRKN